Proteins encoded in a region of the Onychostoma macrolepis isolate SWU-2019 chromosome 20, ASM1243209v1, whole genome shotgun sequence genome:
- the LOC131526599 gene encoding C-C motif chemokine 8-like: MRSYCIFIVCLVLFTFCSLTQSEFNQFPDKCCFSFSNVKIPVKQVESHHTTHLECHRSGVMFITKAQKEICVDPSERWVQRLINLVDARNMKEMSISNLNQRGKHQSQSER; this comes from the exons ATGAGGTCCTACTGCATCTTCATCGTCTGTCTTGTTCTCTTCACCTTCTGCTCACTGACTCAAAGTGAAT TCAACCAATTTCCCGACAAGTGCTGCTTTTCTTTTTCCAATGTAAAAATCCCAGTTAAGCAGGTTGAGAGTCATCATACTACCCATCTTGAATGCCACAGGAGTGGTGTCATGT TCATCACTAAAGCCCAAAAAGAGATCTGTGTTGACCCATCAGAGAGATGGGTTCAGAGACTGATAAACTTGGTGGATGCTCGAAACATGAAGGAGATGTCAATCTCGAATCTAAACCAGAGAG GAAAGCATCAGAGTCAGTCAGAACGATAG